In Oceanibaculum indicum P24, the following are encoded in one genomic region:
- the cysD gene encoding sulfate adenylyltransferase subunit CysD, with product MDHLDALESQSIYIFREAFNRFDRLAMLWSLGKDSNVMIWLARKAFFGHIPFPLLFCDTGKKFPEMYEFRDRYRQEWELNLVVRDCPPIEEIDATLPPAARSAARKTEALKRAIAEFDFQAVVAGIRRDEEPTRAKERVFSPRGVDAAWNFKDQPPEFWDQYNTDFAPGTHVRIHPILHWTELDIWRYIQREKIPVVPLYFSKNGKRYRSLGDTDITHPVASEAATIEEIIAELEQTRVPERSGRAMDTETEDAFERLRTAGYM from the coding sequence ATGGATCATCTCGACGCGCTCGAAAGCCAGTCGATCTACATTTTCCGCGAGGCGTTCAACCGGTTTGACCGGCTGGCCATGCTGTGGTCGCTGGGCAAGGATTCGAACGTCATGATATGGCTGGCCCGCAAGGCCTTCTTCGGCCATATCCCGTTTCCGCTGCTGTTCTGCGACACCGGCAAGAAGTTCCCGGAAATGTACGAGTTCCGCGACCGCTACCGGCAGGAGTGGGAACTGAACCTTGTCGTACGGGACTGCCCGCCGATCGAGGAGATCGACGCGACCCTGCCGCCTGCCGCCCGGTCGGCCGCGCGCAAGACCGAGGCGCTGAAGCGCGCCATCGCGGAATTCGACTTCCAGGCGGTGGTTGCCGGCATCCGCCGCGACGAGGAGCCGACACGCGCCAAGGAGCGTGTGTTCAGCCCGCGCGGCGTCGATGCGGCCTGGAACTTCAAGGACCAGCCGCCGGAATTCTGGGACCAGTACAACACCGATTTCGCACCCGGCACGCATGTCCGCATCCATCCGATCCTGCATTGGACGGAGCTGGACATCTGGCGCTACATCCAGCGCGAGAAGATCCCCGTGGTGCCGCTCTATTTCTCGAAGAACGGCAAGCGCTACCGCAGCCTGGGCGATACCGACATCACCCATCCGGTTGCCAGCGAGGCGGCGACCATCGAGGAGATCATCGCCGAGCTGGAGCAGACCCGCGTGCCGGAGCGCAGCGGCCGTGCCATGGATACCGAGACCGAGGACGCCTTCGAGCGGCTGCGCACGGCGGGGTATATGTGA